The Mycolicibacterium mageritense genome contains a region encoding:
- a CDS encoding UPF0182 family protein, protein MGMRPTARMPKLTRRSRVLIGLALVVVLLLLIGPRFVDAYVDWLWFGELGYRSVFTTVLATRLIVFVAVALVIGAVVFAGLALAYRTRPVFVPTAGPNDPVARYRTTVMARLKLFGIGIPIFIGLLAGIVAQSYWVRIQLFLHGGEFGITDPQFGRDLGFYAFDLPFYRLILTYLFVATFLAFIANLLGHYLFGGIRLSGRSGALSRPARIQLISLVGVLILLKAAAYWLDRYELLSNTRAAKPFTGAGYTDINAVLPAKLILLAIAVICAVAVFSAIVLRDLRIPAIGVVLLLLSSLVVGAGWPLIVEQFSVKPNAAQKESEYISRSIVATRQAYGLTENSVTYRNYENSGQTTAAQVAADRATTSNIRLLDPTIVSPAFTQFQQGKNFYFFPEQLAMDRYVGPDGNLRDYVVAARELNPDRLIDNQRDWINRHTVYTHGNGFIASPANTVRGIANDPNQNGGYPEFLASVVGANGGVVSPGPAPLDQPRVYFGPVIANTAADYAIVGKNGDADREYDYETNTETKNYTYSGSGGVPVGNWLARAVFAAKFAERNFLLSNVIGENSKILFNRDPAKRVEAVAPWLTTDTSVYPAIVNKRMVWIVDGYTTLDNYPYSELTTLSSATADSNEVAVNRLAPDKQVSYIRNSVKATVDAYDGTVTLYAQDETDPVLQAWMKVFPDTVKPKADISPELQAHLRYPEDLFKVQRALLAKYHVDDPVKFFTNADFWDVPLDPNPTASSYQPPYYIVAKDLASNDSSASFQLTSAMNWIRRDFLAAYISASSDPSTYGKITVLTIPGQVNGPKLAFNAISTDTAVSQDLGVIGRDNTNRIRWGNLLTLPVADGGLLYVAPVYASPGSSDAASSYPRLIRVAMMYNDKVGYGPTVGDALTEIFGAGAGATATNVAPTDGKPPAPGQPQAAQPPAGQPPANQAGSAPEAQPPAAVPPSGPVQLSQAKAAALQEIQSAMTGLRDAQQSGDFSKYGEALQRLNDAMNKYDSAK, encoded by the coding sequence GTGGGTATGCGGCCTACGGCGAGGATGCCGAAGCTGACACGACGCAGCCGGGTTCTGATCGGACTGGCACTGGTGGTGGTGCTGCTGTTGCTGATCGGCCCGCGCTTCGTCGACGCCTACGTCGACTGGTTGTGGTTCGGCGAGTTGGGTTACCGGTCGGTGTTCACCACGGTGCTGGCGACGCGGCTGATTGTGTTCGTGGCGGTCGCACTGGTCATCGGTGCCGTGGTGTTCGCGGGCCTGGCGCTCGCGTACCGCACGCGTCCGGTGTTCGTGCCGACGGCCGGGCCCAACGATCCGGTGGCCCGGTACCGCACCACGGTGATGGCGCGGCTGAAGCTGTTCGGTATCGGTATCCCGATCTTCATCGGGCTGCTGGCCGGGATCGTCGCGCAGAGCTACTGGGTCCGGATCCAGCTGTTCCTGCACGGCGGCGAATTCGGCATCACTGACCCGCAGTTCGGCCGCGATCTGGGCTTCTACGCCTTCGACCTGCCGTTCTACCGGCTGATCCTGACGTACCTTTTCGTCGCCACCTTCCTGGCGTTCATCGCGAACCTGTTGGGCCACTACCTGTTCGGCGGCATCCGGCTGTCCGGCCGCAGCGGGGCACTGAGCCGGCCTGCACGCATCCAGCTGATCTCTCTGGTGGGCGTTCTCATCCTGCTCAAGGCCGCGGCCTACTGGCTCGACCGTTACGAGCTGCTGAGCAACACCCGCGCCGCCAAACCGTTCACGGGCGCCGGCTACACCGACATCAACGCGGTGCTGCCGGCCAAGCTGATCCTGCTTGCCATCGCGGTGATCTGCGCCGTCGCGGTGTTCTCCGCGATCGTGCTGCGGGATCTGCGGATTCCCGCGATCGGCGTGGTGCTGTTGCTGCTGAGCTCGCTCGTGGTGGGCGCCGGCTGGCCCCTGATCGTCGAGCAGTTCAGCGTCAAGCCCAACGCCGCGCAGAAGGAAAGCGAGTACATCAGCCGTAGCATCGTGGCGACCCGGCAGGCGTACGGGTTGACCGAAAACTCGGTGACGTACCGCAATTACGAGAACTCCGGTCAGACCACGGCAGCCCAGGTCGCCGCGGACCGGGCGACCACGTCGAACATCCGGCTGCTCGACCCGACCATCGTGAGCCCCGCGTTCACGCAGTTCCAGCAGGGCAAGAACTTCTACTTCTTCCCCGAGCAGCTGGCCATGGACCGCTACGTCGGCCCCGACGGCAACCTGCGGGACTACGTGGTGGCCGCGCGTGAGCTCAACCCGGACCGGTTGATCGACAACCAGCGCGACTGGATCAACCGGCACACCGTCTACACCCACGGCAACGGTTTCATCGCGTCGCCGGCCAACACGGTGCGCGGTATCGCGAACGACCCCAACCAGAACGGCGGATACCCGGAGTTCCTGGCCAGCGTCGTCGGTGCCAACGGCGGCGTGGTGTCGCCCGGGCCCGCGCCACTGGATCAGCCTCGGGTGTACTTCGGTCCGGTGATCGCCAACACGGCTGCCGATTACGCGATCGTGGGCAAGAACGGCGACGCCGATCGCGAATACGACTACGAGACCAACACCGAGACCAAGAACTACACCTACTCGGGCTCCGGCGGCGTGCCGGTCGGCAACTGGCTGGCGCGCGCGGTGTTCGCGGCCAAGTTCGCGGAGCGGAACTTCCTGTTGTCCAACGTGATCGGCGAGAACAGCAAGATCCTGTTCAACCGCGATCCCGCCAAGCGCGTGGAAGCGGTGGCGCCGTGGCTGACCACCGACACGAGCGTCTATCCGGCGATCGTGAACAAGCGCATGGTGTGGATCGTCGACGGTTACACCACGTTGGACAACTACCCGTATTCGGAGTTGACGACGCTGTCGAGCGCGACCGCGGATTCCAATGAGGTTGCGGTCAACCGGCTTGCGCCGGACAAGCAGGTGTCCTACATCCGCAACTCGGTCAAGGCCACGGTCGACGCGTATGACGGCACCGTGACCCTCTACGCGCAGGACGAGACCGATCCGGTGCTGCAGGCGTGGATGAAGGTGTTCCCCGACACCGTCAAGCCGAAGGCCGACATCTCCCCGGAGCTGCAGGCGCACCTGCGCTACCCCGAGGATCTGTTCAAGGTGCAGCGCGCACTGCTGGCCAAGTACCACGTCGACGATCCGGTGAAGTTCTTCACCAACGCCGACTTCTGGGACGTGCCACTGGATCCCAACCCGACGGCCAGCAGCTACCAGCCGCCGTATTACATCGTCGCCAAGGATCTGGCGAGCAACGACAGCTCGGCGTCGTTCCAGTTGACCAGTGCGATGAACTGGATCCGCCGTGACTTCCTGGCCGCCTACATCAGCGCGAGTTCCGACCCGTCGACGTACGGCAAGATCACGGTGCTGACCATTCCGGGTCAGGTCAACGGTCCCAAACTGGCGTTCAACGCGATCAGTACCGATACCGCGGTGTCCCAGGATCTCGGCGTGATCGGGCGGGACAACACCAACCGGATCCGCTGGGGCAATCTGCTGACCTTGCCCGTGGCCGACGGCGGCTTGCTCTACGTGGCACCGGTCTACGCCTCGCCGGGCAGCAGTGACGCGGCGTCGTCGTACCCGCGGCTCATCCGCGTGGCGATGATGTACAACGACAAGGTCGGATACGGCCCGACAGTCGGCGATGCGCTCACCGAGATCTTCGGTGCCGGTGCTGGTGCGACGGCGACCAACGTCGCGCCGACCGACGGCAAACCGCCCGCTCCCGGGCAGCCGCAGGCCGCGCAACCTCCCGCGGGACAGCCGCCGGCCAACCAGGCGGGCAGCGCCCCTGAGGCGCAGCCTCCGGCCGCGGTGCCGCCCAGCGGGCCCGTGCAGTTGTCGCAAGCCAAAGCGGCTGCGCTGCAGGAGATCCAGTCGGCCATGACGGGGCTCCGCGATGCGCAGCAGAGCGGTGACTTCAGCAAGTACGGCGAAGCGTTGCAGCGCCTCAACGACGCGATGAACAAGTACGACAGCGCCAAGTAA
- a CDS encoding SDR family oxidoreductase → MSTVISSTPLTGRIAVVTGASSGIGEATAFRLATLGATVVAAARRADKLDALAARITAGGGTALALPLDVTDRLAVNAAAEHIAEQFGPVDLVFNNAGVQLVSPIEDVKFDDWQQQIDLNITGVMNVIGAFVPQLIDSAARGKPADLITTSSIAATRVLEKFSVYSGTKAYVSQLTRLLRVELGRKMVRVSTVEPGMVDTELPDHVTDPDASRLMADLINDIDVLTAADVAETVAYIAAVPRHVNLTEITILPTQQAI, encoded by the coding sequence ATGTCTACCGTGATCTCCTCGACACCGTTGACCGGCCGCATCGCCGTCGTCACAGGGGCCTCCAGCGGTATCGGTGAAGCCACCGCATTCCGGCTCGCAACTCTGGGAGCCACCGTCGTCGCCGCGGCCCGCCGAGCAGACAAGCTCGACGCGCTGGCAGCGCGTATCACCGCCGGTGGTGGCACCGCGCTGGCTCTGCCCCTCGATGTCACCGACCGGTTGGCCGTCAATGCCGCAGCCGAGCACATCGCCGAGCAGTTCGGCCCGGTCGATCTGGTGTTCAACAACGCTGGTGTGCAATTGGTCTCACCGATCGAAGACGTCAAATTCGACGACTGGCAGCAGCAGATCGACCTCAACATCACCGGTGTCATGAATGTCATCGGCGCGTTCGTTCCGCAGCTCATCGACTCAGCGGCCCGCGGCAAACCGGCGGACCTCATCACCACGTCCTCGATCGCGGCCACCCGCGTACTGGAGAAGTTCTCGGTGTACTCCGGGACAAAGGCCTACGTCAGCCAACTCACCAGGCTGCTGCGCGTGGAGCTCGGCCGAAAGATGGTGCGGGTGTCGACCGTCGAGCCGGGAATGGTCGATACCGAACTGCCCGACCATGTCACCGACCCCGACGCGAGCCGGTTGATGGCCGACCTGATCAACGACATCGACGTCCTCACTGCCGCCGACGTTGCCGAAACGGTGGCCTACATCGCCGCAGTGCCGCGGCACGTCAACCTCACCGAAATCACGATCCTGCCCACCCAACAAGCCATCTAG
- a CDS encoding ROK family transcriptional regulator codes for MAGQVARQAGTPANMRALNQRLVLDRLRHHGEATRPQIAADTGLSKPTVGQALLDLEQHGLVRAIGHSAPRPGRAAVVYRAAPEAGHIVGVDIGRRVLHAAVADLDGTVVARHEQPNRSRSGSTLLRGVAESVQRVVADAGLAPDDIVVTVLGTPGIPDVAAGSMYRAPNLPGWERPGLLHELVTVLGADGSQILVENDANLCAVGEYARGAARDVDVVACVTVGTGIGLGILVGGKLFRGAHGAAGEIADLPYGTVPAGVTAHRPGPVEVVAAGQAIVAAAHQAGLEVSTAKAVFDLARAGDHRASRVVAGEASKLAHVVSVVTAVLDPGVIVLAGGIGRNADLLSEPMRRELAAAIPKVPEVVGGQLGDDAVLVGAITIAMDTAWDLVFERRVLGRSANEAPGDPRTAPR; via the coding sequence TTGGCTGGCCAGGTAGCGCGGCAAGCCGGGACACCGGCGAACATGCGTGCGCTCAACCAACGGCTGGTGCTCGACCGGCTGCGCCATCACGGTGAAGCAACTCGGCCCCAGATCGCCGCTGACACCGGACTGTCCAAACCGACCGTGGGGCAGGCACTTCTGGATCTGGAACAGCACGGATTGGTGCGTGCGATCGGGCACAGCGCTCCCCGGCCGGGCCGCGCCGCGGTCGTCTACCGGGCCGCACCCGAGGCCGGCCACATCGTCGGCGTCGACATCGGCAGGCGGGTCTTGCACGCGGCCGTGGCCGATCTCGACGGCACCGTCGTCGCCCGGCACGAACAACCGAATCGCAGCCGGTCGGGTTCGACACTGCTGCGCGGGGTCGCCGAATCGGTTCAACGCGTCGTGGCAGACGCCGGGTTGGCGCCGGACGACATCGTCGTGACCGTGCTCGGAACGCCGGGCATCCCCGACGTCGCCGCGGGCAGCATGTACCGCGCGCCGAACCTGCCCGGGTGGGAACGCCCCGGGCTCCTCCACGAGTTGGTGACCGTGCTCGGAGCTGACGGCTCGCAGATACTCGTCGAGAACGACGCGAACTTGTGCGCCGTCGGCGAGTATGCGCGCGGAGCGGCACGTGACGTCGACGTGGTGGCGTGCGTGACCGTCGGCACCGGCATCGGTTTGGGGATCCTGGTCGGGGGCAAGCTGTTTCGCGGCGCACACGGCGCGGCGGGTGAGATCGCCGACCTACCCTACGGCACCGTCCCCGCCGGGGTGACCGCGCACCGGCCCGGACCGGTCGAAGTCGTCGCGGCCGGGCAGGCGATCGTCGCGGCGGCTCATCAAGCCGGACTGGAGGTTTCGACAGCCAAGGCCGTATTCGACCTCGCCCGCGCGGGCGACCACCGCGCATCGCGTGTCGTCGCGGGCGAGGCGTCGAAACTGGCCCACGTCGTCTCCGTGGTGACCGCCGTGCTCGACCCCGGCGTGATCGTGCTTGCCGGCGGCATCGGTCGCAACGCCGACCTGCTGTCCGAACCCATGCGCCGGGAACTGGCCGCGGCGATCCCGAAGGTTCCCGAGGTCGTCGGCGGCCAACTCGGCGACGACGCAGTTCTGGTGGGCGCCATCACCATTGCGATGGACACCGCCTGGGATCTGGTGTTCGAACGCCGCGTACTCGGCCGATCGGCGAACGAAGCGCCAGGGGATCCTAGAACGGCTCCGAGGTGA
- a CDS encoding ester cyclase, with protein MTDPDTPDALKAVVRRNTEEVQGRGDFALFDQLFADDFVDHTPQPGTTPDKAGVLVLYQRLRNAFTDFHPEIHWQTVDGDIVTTYKVYHGTHNGEFLGIAPTGKRIQFETVDAMRVRDGKITDHWGVANLYSVLQQLEALPT; from the coding sequence ATGACCGATCCTGATACCCCCGACGCTCTCAAGGCGGTGGTTCGACGCAACACCGAGGAGGTCCAGGGCAGAGGCGATTTCGCGCTCTTCGACCAATTGTTCGCTGACGACTTCGTCGACCACACCCCACAGCCAGGAACCACGCCCGACAAGGCCGGCGTTCTGGTGCTTTATCAGCGGCTACGCAATGCGTTTACCGACTTCCATCCCGAGATTCACTGGCAGACTGTCGATGGCGACATCGTGACCACCTACAAGGTCTACCACGGCACGCACAACGGTGAATTTCTCGGCATCGCCCCTACCGGTAAACGCATTCAGTTCGAGACGGTCGACGCGATGCGTGTGCGCGACGGCAAGATCACCGACCACTGGGGCGTCGCCAACCTCTATTCCGTTCTTCAGCAGCTCGAAGCGCTACCGACCTGA
- a CDS encoding SDR family oxidoreductase, translating to MPTNPKTILITGASSGIGEATALRLAEDGHRLFLGARRTERLESLVHQIESAGGTASFRRLDVTEAADVHQFVGDAVSTYGGVDVMINNAGVMPLSALAECKVDEWNRMIDVNILGVLHGISAALPAMQAQGGGHIVNVASIGAHEVEPTAAVYCATKFAVWAISEGLRKEHPGDIRVSVISPGVTESELAESISDPAARDAMHTYRALAIPASAIADAIAFAVGQPPTVDVNEIIVRPAASTH from the coding sequence ATGCCCACGAACCCGAAGACCATCCTGATCACGGGAGCCAGCAGCGGTATCGGCGAAGCCACGGCACTGCGTCTGGCCGAAGACGGCCACCGACTCTTCCTCGGCGCTCGACGTACCGAGCGGCTCGAATCCCTGGTCCACCAGATCGAGTCGGCCGGGGGCACCGCGTCGTTTCGACGGCTGGACGTCACCGAGGCCGCCGACGTCCACCAGTTCGTCGGTGACGCGGTCAGCACCTACGGCGGGGTCGACGTCATGATCAACAATGCGGGCGTCATGCCATTGTCGGCGTTGGCCGAATGCAAGGTCGACGAATGGAACCGGATGATCGATGTGAACATCCTTGGTGTGCTCCACGGCATCAGCGCCGCGCTGCCCGCCATGCAGGCCCAGGGTGGCGGTCACATCGTCAATGTTGCTTCCATCGGCGCGCACGAAGTGGAACCGACCGCGGCTGTCTACTGCGCAACCAAGTTCGCAGTGTGGGCCATCTCCGAGGGGCTGCGCAAAGAACACCCGGGCGATATCAGGGTGAGCGTGATCTCTCCCGGAGTCACCGAATCCGAACTTGCCGAATCGATCTCAGATCCTGCTGCCCGTGATGCCATGCACACCTACCGCGCCCTGGCCATCCCCGCCTCGGCGATCGCCGATGCCATCGCCTTCGCTGTCGGACAGCCTCCCACGGTGGACGTCAACGAAATCATCGTGCGCCCAGCCGCCAGTACCCATTGA
- a CDS encoding helix-turn-helix transcriptional regulator, protein MSDRKPTELAEFLSARRARLTPQDVGLDGPVARRRVPGLRREELARLAGVSVDYYTRLEQGRSRSASADVIDALATALHLNDVERQHLHLLAKPQDTQRKRRPRPQSVDVATLRLLELFDQVSSPAFVLGRRLDVLAHNRLAGALITEFRELPAPLRNQARFVFLDPHARELYADWAEVAADTVAMLRLDAGRYPDDEKLSALVGELSIRSVEFGKWWSNHNVERRTTGTKAYHHPLVGDLTVQYQALNPSGDPDQVLIVYTTEPGSPDETSLRLLANWHDGERHVEPSTRSGR, encoded by the coding sequence ATGAGCGATCGGAAGCCCACCGAGCTGGCCGAATTCCTCAGTGCGCGACGTGCGCGGCTCACCCCGCAGGATGTCGGGCTGGACGGGCCGGTAGCGCGTCGGCGTGTGCCGGGCCTGCGCCGCGAGGAACTGGCCAGGTTGGCCGGGGTCAGCGTGGACTATTACACGCGCTTGGAGCAGGGCCGCAGCCGTAGCGCGTCTGCCGATGTGATCGACGCGTTGGCGACCGCGTTGCATCTCAACGACGTCGAACGCCAGCATTTGCACCTGCTTGCCAAGCCTCAAGACACGCAACGCAAACGACGTCCCCGCCCACAGTCGGTGGACGTGGCGACCCTGCGATTGTTAGAGCTGTTCGACCAGGTGTCCTCGCCGGCGTTCGTGCTCGGCAGGCGGCTGGACGTGCTGGCGCACAACAGATTGGCGGGTGCGTTGATCACCGAGTTCCGGGAACTGCCTGCCCCGCTGCGAAATCAAGCCCGCTTCGTCTTCCTAGACCCACACGCCCGCGAGCTGTACGCCGACTGGGCGGAGGTGGCGGCCGACACAGTGGCGATGCTGCGGTTGGATGCCGGCCGCTACCCCGATGACGAGAAGCTGTCGGCCCTGGTCGGGGAACTGTCCATCCGATCGGTGGAGTTCGGCAAATGGTGGTCGAACCATAACGTCGAACGCCGGACCACCGGAACCAAGGCCTATCATCATCCGCTGGTCGGCGACCTCACCGTCCAGTATCAGGCGCTGAACCCTTCCGGCGACCCGGACCAGGTGCTGATCGTCTACACGACCGAACCTGGCTCCCCCGACGAGACCTCACTGCGGCTGTTGGCCAATTGGCACGACGGTGAGCGTCACGTAGAGCCGTCCACGCGATCAGGTCGGTAG
- a CDS encoding MarR family winged helix-turn-helix transcriptional regulator — MARRSGWLSKREARIWQSYRDVRRELQAAFHLQLSRQQGISAADYAVMVPLSEAADGRLRTKDLGAALGWDRSRTSHQVTRMVKRGLVARDLYEDDARGSVVRLTPAGRATIERAAPNHVALVRQLFFAPLSNDELDALGGMLDRMLIAIRQYTAEIAEDGGHIGRD; from the coding sequence GTGGCGAGAAGGTCTGGGTGGCTGTCTAAACGGGAGGCGCGAATCTGGCAGTCCTACCGCGATGTTCGGCGGGAGCTGCAGGCCGCGTTTCACCTCCAGCTGTCGCGGCAGCAGGGTATTTCGGCGGCCGACTACGCCGTCATGGTGCCGTTGTCGGAGGCTGCGGACGGGCGATTGCGGACCAAAGATCTCGGCGCCGCACTGGGCTGGGACCGCAGCCGCACCTCGCATCAGGTCACCCGAATGGTCAAGCGGGGCTTGGTCGCTCGCGACCTCTACGAAGACGACGCGCGCGGTTCGGTTGTGCGCCTCACGCCCGCCGGCCGGGCGACCATCGAGCGCGCCGCGCCCAATCATGTTGCGTTGGTGCGGCAGCTGTTCTTCGCGCCGCTCTCCAACGACGAGCTTGATGCGTTGGGAGGCATGTTGGATCGCATGCTGATCGCGATCCGGCAGTACACGGCCGAGATCGCGGAAGACGGCGGTCATATCGGCCGCGATTGA
- a CDS encoding APC family permease has translation MSASISPRSSSAAVTSQPTLERRIGPLQATAINMTQMCGIGPFVTIPAMVATIGGPEAMFGWIIGAILALADGLIWAELGAAMPGAGGTYLYLREAFQYRTGRLMPFLFVWSAVLFIPLIMSTGIIGLVQYLGYLIPGVTSESGNTALGKVIGVGIVLLIMVALFRKIGQIGKLTTALFVVMLVATLSTIVAAFTHFSSAQAFAFTPGAFGSHGTFWAGLGAGLVIAVYDYLGYNTTAYLGGEVRDPGRTIPRSIVISILGIMSLYFLLQVGVLGSVPLDELKTATSVASTVLAQAWGNTIAQVITVLIVIAAIGSVFAGLLGGSRVPYEAARDKVFLPVFGRLHPTLNLPTAGVLTMGAITIIGSLFTLTTIINAAVATMVIIQSLAQVAAIVVLRRRQPNLPRPYRQWLYPIPTVIALVGWIYVYVSAAWSSIVLSLCWIAVGVVAYLVYARAERTWPFGPKEINEAFAGATSTAHPDHTRRNQFP, from the coding sequence ATGAGCGCGTCCATCAGTCCTCGGTCGTCGAGCGCCGCGGTGACCTCGCAGCCCACCCTCGAACGCAGGATCGGCCCGCTCCAGGCGACAGCGATCAACATGACGCAGATGTGCGGCATCGGTCCGTTCGTCACGATCCCGGCCATGGTCGCGACAATCGGTGGTCCGGAGGCCATGTTCGGCTGGATCATCGGGGCGATTCTCGCGCTGGCCGACGGGCTCATCTGGGCCGAACTCGGCGCCGCCATGCCAGGCGCCGGTGGTACCTACCTATACCTGCGGGAGGCGTTCCAGTACCGCACCGGACGGTTGATGCCGTTCCTGTTCGTCTGGAGCGCAGTCCTGTTCATCCCGCTCATCATGTCGACCGGCATCATCGGGCTGGTCCAATACCTGGGCTATCTGATTCCCGGTGTCACAAGCGAATCGGGAAACACCGCGCTGGGCAAGGTAATCGGCGTCGGTATCGTGCTGCTGATCATGGTGGCGCTGTTCCGCAAGATCGGGCAGATCGGCAAGCTGACAACCGCGTTGTTCGTGGTGATGCTCGTCGCGACACTCTCCACCATCGTGGCCGCCTTCACGCACTTCAGCAGCGCACAGGCGTTCGCGTTCACCCCGGGAGCGTTCGGGAGCCACGGCACCTTCTGGGCCGGTCTCGGTGCGGGGCTGGTCATCGCGGTGTATGACTACCTCGGGTACAACACAACGGCCTACCTCGGTGGGGAAGTTCGTGATCCGGGACGGACCATTCCACGGTCGATCGTCATCTCGATTCTGGGCATCATGAGCCTGTACTTCCTGCTGCAGGTCGGCGTGCTGGGCTCGGTTCCGCTCGACGAGCTCAAGACGGCGACGTCAGTTGCATCGACCGTGCTCGCGCAGGCGTGGGGTAACACGATCGCGCAGGTGATCACGGTGCTCATCGTGATCGCGGCCATCGGCTCGGTGTTCGCGGGCCTGCTCGGCGGATCCCGCGTGCCCTATGAGGCGGCCCGCGACAAGGTGTTCCTACCGGTGTTCGGTCGCCTGCACCCGACCTTGAACCTGCCCACCGCCGGTGTGCTCACCATGGGCGCCATCACGATCATCGGATCGCTGTTCACCCTGACCACGATCATCAACGCGGCGGTGGCCACGATGGTGATCATCCAGTCGCTCGCCCAGGTCGCGGCGATCGTCGTGCTGCGACGACGCCAGCCGAATCTCCCACGCCCGTACCGGCAGTGGCTCTATCCGATCCCCACGGTCATCGCGCTCGTCGGCTGGATCTATGTCTACGTTTCGGCCGCGTGGTCGTCAATCGTGCTGTCGCTGTGCTGGATAGCAGTCGGCGTCGTCGCGTATCTCGTCTACGCGCGGGCCGAACGCACCTGGCCGTTCGGCCCCAAGGAGATCAATGAGGCCTTCGCCGGTGCTACCAGCACAGCACACCCTGACCACACCCGCCGAAATCAATTTCCCTGA
- a CDS encoding FAD-binding oxidoreductase, whose protein sequence is MTLTDVSHDGLADALAGLREYVASPVALPGEPGYERATPWNVAASVQPAAVVLAASSYDVANTVRFAAHRGLRVSVQATGHGAMGCDRDTILVVTSEMTSCTVDPERRTARVAAGARWQHVLDAAAPHGLAGLCGSAPNVGVVGFLTGCGIGPLVRTFGLSSDHVRSFELVTGAGELKRATPEENAELFWGLRGGKATLGIVTAVEIDLLPVAEFYGGALYFDGTDAAAVLRGWAAFSAGLPESVNTSIALQQLPALPGVPEPLAGRLTVAVRYAAVGDFAEAQRLLEPMRAVAEPVLDTVAVHPYSAIGAVHADPPEPMPIHEHQALLRDLSPEAVDAILAAAGPDSGSVQTLVEVRMLGGAFAREPQHRSAFCHRDATHAVTIIGVPVPPVADAVRTQAAALADALAPWSTGGQMPNFAPSDDVGRATRVYDEDTRYWLAALGDRHDPAGVFRCGQVVRFVA, encoded by the coding sequence ATGACCCTGACCGACGTTTCCCACGACGGACTGGCCGACGCGCTGGCCGGCCTGCGCGAGTACGTCGCGAGCCCTGTCGCGCTGCCCGGTGAACCCGGGTACGAGCGCGCCACGCCATGGAATGTCGCCGCAAGCGTGCAGCCCGCGGCGGTCGTGCTGGCCGCATCGTCCTACGACGTCGCCAACACCGTGCGCTTCGCCGCACACCGCGGACTGCGCGTCAGCGTGCAGGCCACGGGTCACGGCGCCATGGGCTGTGACCGCGACACCATCCTGGTGGTGACGTCGGAGATGACGAGCTGCACAGTCGATCCCGAGCGCCGCACGGCGCGGGTCGCGGCCGGCGCCAGATGGCAGCACGTGCTGGACGCCGCCGCGCCGCACGGCTTGGCGGGGTTGTGCGGCTCGGCACCCAATGTCGGTGTCGTCGGCTTTCTCACCGGGTGCGGCATCGGGCCGCTGGTGCGCACCTTCGGGCTGTCTTCCGATCACGTGCGGTCGTTCGAACTCGTGACCGGGGCGGGGGAGCTCAAGCGCGCCACACCGGAAGAGAACGCCGAGCTGTTCTGGGGCCTGCGCGGTGGCAAGGCGACGCTGGGTATCGTGACCGCCGTCGAGATCGACCTGCTGCCCGTTGCCGAATTCTACGGTGGTGCACTGTATTTCGACGGCACCGATGCTGCTGCGGTGCTGCGCGGCTGGGCCGCTTTCAGTGCCGGCCTGCCCGAGAGCGTCAACACCTCGATCGCACTGCAGCAGTTGCCTGCGCTGCCCGGCGTGCCCGAACCCCTTGCGGGCCGGCTCACCGTAGCCGTCCGCTATGCGGCGGTCGGCGATTTCGCCGAAGCGCAAAGGCTTTTGGAACCGATGCGCGCGGTGGCCGAGCCGGTGCTCGACACCGTCGCAGTGCACCCATACTCGGCGATCGGGGCGGTGCACGCCGACCCGCCCGAACCGATGCCGATCCACGAACATCAGGCGCTGCTGCGGGATCTCAGCCCCGAAGCGGTGGACGCCATCCTGGCGGCAGCCGGGCCGGACTCCGGGTCGGTGCAGACCCTCGTGGAGGTCCGGATGCTCGGCGGCGCTTTCGCGCGTGAGCCCCAGCATCGCAGCGCGTTCTGCCACCGCGACGCCACCCACGCGGTGACGATCATCGGTGTTCCCGTACCGCCCGTCGCCGATGCGGTGCGCACCCAGGCCGCCGCCCTCGCCGACGCGCTTGCGCCGTGGTCCACCGGTGGCCAGATGCCCAATTTCGCACCGTCCGACGACGTCGGACGCGCCACCCGCGTCTACGACGAGGACACCCGCTACTGGCTGGCCGCGCTGGGCGACCGGCATGACCCGGCCGGGGTGTTCCGATGCGGTCAGGTGGTGCGGTTCGTGGCGTGA